From Actinosynnema mirum DSM 43827, a single genomic window includes:
- a CDS encoding malonic semialdehyde reductase, giving the protein MTATTTPLALSGEAQDLLFREARTASAFTSEPVTDERLRAVHDLVKWAPTSMNTQPLRVVYVRGDAARARLLPHMSEGNRAKVASAPVVALLAADVDFHEHMGKVFPHFAGARDMMEANPGRAEMAKLNAALQVGYFIVGVRAAGLAAGPMTGFDAEAVRAEFFAGTAQVPLVVVNIGHPDPEASFPRNPRLDFEEISTVL; this is encoded by the coding sequence ATGACCGCGACCACCACCCCGCTCGCCCTCTCCGGCGAGGCGCAGGACCTGCTGTTCCGCGAGGCCCGCACCGCCTCCGCGTTCACCTCGGAGCCGGTGACCGACGAGCGGCTGCGCGCCGTGCACGACCTGGTCAAGTGGGCGCCCACCAGCATGAACACCCAGCCGCTGCGCGTGGTCTACGTGCGCGGCGACGCCGCCCGCGCCCGCCTGCTCCCGCACATGTCCGAGGGCAACCGCGCCAAGGTCGCCTCCGCCCCGGTCGTCGCGCTCCTCGCCGCCGACGTGGACTTCCACGAGCACATGGGCAAGGTCTTCCCGCACTTCGCGGGCGCGCGCGACATGATGGAGGCCAACCCCGGCCGCGCCGAGATGGCGAAGCTGAACGCCGCGCTCCAGGTCGGCTACTTCATCGTGGGCGTGCGCGCCGCGGGCCTGGCCGCCGGTCCCATGACCGGGTTCGACGCCGAGGCCGTGCGCGCCGAGTTCTTCGCGGGCACCGCGCAGGTCCCGCTGGTCGTGGTCAACATCGGCCACCCGGACCCCGAGGCGTCGTTCCCGCGCAACCCGCGCCTGGACTTCGAGGAGATCAGCACCGTCCTCTGA
- the glyA gene encoding serine hydroxymethyltransferase, translating to MSAHFNTPLAEFDPEVAQAVAAELARQQNTLEMIASENFTPVSVLQAQGSVLTNKYAEGYPGRRYYGGCEHVDDVERLAISRVKELFGAGFANVQPHSGAQANAAAMFALLQPGDTILGLDLAHGGHLTHGMRINFSGKLYNVVPYHVSDSDGLVDLAEVEALAKEHRPKLIVAGWSAYPRQLDFAEFRRIADEVGAFLMVDMAHFAGLVAAGLHPSPVPHAHVVTTTTHKTLGGPRGGVILTNEADLAKKINSAVFPGQQGGPLEHVIAGKAVAFKHAASPEFTDRQRRTLEGARALAERLNQADMAEVGVRVLTGGTDVHLVLVDLVDSPLDGKQAEDLLHEIGITVNRNAVPNDPRPPMTTSGLRIGTPALATRGFDAADFAEVAEVIAAALRPEPDLAALRGRVEALAKKHPLYSTL from the coding sequence ATGTCCGCGCACTTCAACACCCCCTTGGCCGAGTTCGACCCGGAGGTGGCGCAGGCCGTCGCCGCCGAACTGGCCCGCCAGCAGAACACGCTGGAGATGATCGCCTCCGAGAACTTCACGCCGGTCTCGGTGCTCCAGGCCCAGGGCTCGGTGCTGACCAACAAGTACGCCGAGGGCTACCCCGGCCGCCGCTACTACGGCGGCTGCGAGCACGTCGACGACGTCGAGCGGCTGGCGATCTCGCGGGTGAAGGAGCTGTTCGGCGCGGGCTTCGCGAACGTGCAGCCGCACTCGGGCGCGCAGGCCAACGCGGCGGCGATGTTCGCGCTGCTCCAGCCCGGCGACACCATCCTGGGCCTCGACCTGGCGCACGGCGGGCACCTCACGCACGGGATGCGGATCAACTTCTCCGGCAAGCTCTACAACGTGGTGCCCTACCACGTGTCGGACAGCGACGGCCTGGTCGACCTGGCCGAGGTCGAGGCGCTGGCCAAGGAGCACCGGCCGAAGCTGATCGTGGCGGGCTGGTCGGCCTACCCGCGCCAGCTGGACTTCGCCGAGTTCCGCCGGATCGCCGACGAGGTCGGCGCGTTCCTCATGGTGGACATGGCGCACTTCGCCGGTCTGGTCGCGGCGGGCCTGCACCCCAGCCCGGTGCCGCACGCGCACGTGGTCACCACCACGACGCACAAGACCCTGGGCGGCCCGCGCGGCGGCGTGATCCTGACCAACGAGGCCGACCTCGCCAAGAAGATCAACTCTGCGGTGTTCCCCGGTCAGCAGGGCGGCCCGCTGGAGCACGTGATCGCGGGCAAGGCCGTGGCGTTCAAGCACGCCGCGTCCCCCGAGTTCACCGACCGCCAGCGCCGCACCCTGGAGGGCGCGCGCGCCCTCGCCGAGCGGCTGAACCAGGCCGACATGGCCGAGGTGGGCGTGCGGGTCCTCACCGGCGGCACCGATGTGCACCTGGTGCTGGTCGACCTGGTCGACTCGCCGCTCGACGGCAAGCAGGCCGAGGACCTCCTGCACGAGATCGGCATCACGGTCAACCGCAACGCCGTGCCGAACGACCCGCGCCCCCCGATGACCACCTCGGGCCTGCGGATCGGCACGCCCGCGCTGGCCACCAGGGGCTTCGACGCCGCGGACTTCGCCGAGGTCGCCGAGGTCATCGCCGCCGCGCTGCGCCCCGAGCCCGACCTGGCCGCGCTGCGCGGTCGCGTCGAGGCGCTGGCGAAGAAGCACCCGCTGTACTCCACGCTCTGA
- the gcvT gene encoding glycine cleavage system aminomethyltransferase GcvT yields the protein MEPRRTPLHAEHEALGAHFTDFAGWRMPLRYDSELAEHHAVRSSAGLFDLTHMGEIVLSGPEAGAALDHALVGHCSAIGVGRARYTMICAESGGVVDDLIVYRLAEQEYLVVANASNATTVAAELVERAKGFDTEVVDRSEDYALIAVQGPASTTILAGLTSTDLASVKYYASYPAEVAGKPVLLARTGYTGEDGFELFTAPADAAHVWRALLEAGQPHDLKPAGLGCRDTLRLEAGMPLYGNELGLDRTPFEANLGRVVKLDKPGDFVGRAALAAAAEAGADSTLVGLRTASRRAPRHGYPVLDADGAEIGVVTSGALSPTLGHSVAMAYVTRANAEPGTALTVDVRGRREPVEVVALPFYKRK from the coding sequence ATGGAACCCCGCCGCACCCCGCTGCACGCCGAGCACGAGGCCCTCGGCGCGCACTTCACCGACTTCGCGGGCTGGCGGATGCCGCTGCGCTACGACAGCGAGCTCGCCGAGCACCACGCCGTGCGCTCCTCGGCGGGCCTGTTCGACCTGACCCACATGGGCGAGATCGTCCTGTCCGGCCCCGAGGCGGGCGCCGCGCTCGACCACGCCCTGGTCGGCCACTGCTCGGCCATCGGCGTCGGCCGCGCCCGCTACACGATGATCTGCGCCGAGAGCGGCGGCGTCGTGGACGACCTGATCGTCTACCGGCTCGCCGAGCAGGAGTACCTGGTCGTCGCGAACGCCTCGAACGCGACCACCGTCGCCGCCGAGCTCGTCGAGCGGGCGAAGGGCTTCGACACCGAGGTCGTCGACCGCTCCGAGGACTACGCCCTGATCGCCGTGCAGGGCCCGGCCTCCACCACCATCCTGGCCGGTCTGACCAGCACCGACCTGGCCTCGGTCAAGTACTACGCCTCCTACCCGGCCGAGGTCGCGGGCAAGCCCGTCCTGCTGGCCCGCACCGGGTACACCGGCGAGGACGGCTTCGAGCTGTTCACCGCCCCCGCCGACGCCGCCCACGTCTGGCGGGCGCTGCTGGAGGCCGGTCAGCCGCACGACCTCAAGCCCGCGGGCCTCGGCTGCCGCGACACGCTCCGCCTCGAGGCGGGGATGCCGCTGTACGGCAACGAGCTGGGCCTGGACCGCACCCCGTTCGAGGCGAACCTCGGCCGCGTCGTGAAGCTCGACAAGCCGGGCGACTTCGTCGGCCGCGCCGCGCTCGCCGCCGCCGCCGAGGCGGGCGCCGACAGCACCCTCGTCGGTCTCAGGACCGCCTCGCGCCGGGCGCCCCGCCACGGCTACCCCGTGCTCGACGCCGACGGCGCCGAGATCGGCGTGGTCACCAGCGGCGCCCTGTCGCCCACCCTCGGCCACTCGGTGGCGATGGCCTACGTGACCAGGGCCAACGCCGAGCCCGGCACCGCGCTGACCGTGGACGTCCGTGGCCGCCGCGAGCCCGTGGAGGTCGTCGCCCTGCCCTTCTACAAGCGAAAGTGA
- a CDS encoding DUF3817 domain-containing protein yields the protein MSGALSRFRLMAYVVGVGLLGLVVAMLFKYLGDSETLMRIVGPVHGFLYAIYLVLTVDLALKARWTIKSTVLVLLAGTIPFVSFYAERKVVESVRAGRAL from the coding sequence ATGAGTGGCGCGCTGAGCAGGTTCCGGCTGATGGCTTACGTGGTCGGCGTCGGGTTGCTCGGCCTGGTCGTCGCCATGCTGTTCAAGTACCTGGGCGACAGCGAGACGCTGATGCGGATCGTCGGCCCGGTGCACGGCTTCCTCTACGCCATCTACCTGGTGCTGACCGTCGACCTCGCCCTCAAGGCCCGCTGGACGATCAAGAGCACCGTGCTGGTCCTGCTCGCGGGCACCATCCCGTTCGTGTCGTTCTACGCCGAGCGCAAGGTCGTCGAGAGCGTCCGCGCGGGCCGCGCCCTCTGA
- a CDS encoding glucitol operon activator-like protein has product MAGPRITSQRVTIAAVCLLSLLACCGLAWWQWERFSSANGTFQNLGYVLQWPLFGLFPAFMVWRVRRLDAADEAADAALAAESGRTGQTAAPAADPTPAPALQRITPAPEPGARTSVVTVDPVKTPAHDGYDEDDEDEEMAAYNRYLAELHARDTR; this is encoded by the coding sequence GTGGCAGGCCCCAGGATCACCTCCCAGCGCGTGACCATCGCCGCCGTCTGCCTGCTCTCCCTCCTGGCCTGCTGCGGCCTGGCCTGGTGGCAGTGGGAGCGGTTCTCCTCGGCCAACGGCACGTTCCAGAACCTCGGCTACGTCCTCCAGTGGCCCCTCTTCGGCCTGTTCCCGGCGTTCATGGTGTGGCGCGTCCGCCGCCTCGACGCCGCCGACGAGGCCGCCGACGCGGCCCTCGCCGCCGAGAGCGGACGAACCGGGCAGACCGCCGCGCCCGCCGCCGACCCCACCCCCGCGCCCGCCCTCCAGCGGATCACCCCGGCCCCGGAGCCCGGAGCGCGGACGTCGGTCGTTACGGTTGACCCCGTCAAGACCCCCGCGCACGACGGCTACGACGAAGACGACGAGGACGAGGAGATGGCGGCCTACAACCGCTACCTCGCCGAGTTGCACGCGCGGGACACCAGGTGA
- a CDS encoding CaiB/BaiF CoA transferase family protein, producing the protein MAGPLAGLRVVELAGLAPAPFGCMVLADLGADVVRVDRIGAGGAPGDLLGRGRRSVAVDLRSPEGAALVLDLVERADVLVEGYRPGVTERLGLGPARCLARNPRLVYGRMTGWGQTGPLAERAGHDIDYIAVAGALSPIGRAGQPPTVPLNLVGDFGGGGLLLAVGVLAALHERDRSGRGQVVDAAMVDGAALLTTFLHGMRRGGAWRGERGRNLLDGGAPFYDVYETADGRYVGVGALEEKFYAELVDLLGLVDPPPREDPATWPELRARIAEAVRGRTRDEWAALAQGRDACLAPVLDPDEAPAHPHNAARATFVEVDGVPQPAPAPRFDRTPTAVPGSVPAVGEHTDEVLAELGLAPDRVTALRTAGVIG; encoded by the coding sequence ATGGCCGGGCCGCTGGCGGGCCTGCGCGTGGTGGAGCTGGCCGGACTCGCGCCCGCCCCGTTCGGGTGCATGGTGCTGGCCGACCTCGGGGCCGACGTGGTGCGCGTGGACCGGATCGGCGCGGGCGGCGCTCCCGGCGACCTGCTGGGGCGCGGCAGGCGCTCGGTGGCCGTCGACCTGCGCTCGCCCGAGGGCGCCGCGCTGGTGCTGGACCTGGTGGAGCGGGCCGACGTGCTCGTCGAGGGCTACCGCCCCGGCGTCACCGAGCGCCTGGGCCTGGGCCCCGCCCGGTGCCTGGCCCGCAACCCGCGCCTGGTCTACGGCCGGATGACCGGCTGGGGGCAGACGGGGCCGCTGGCGGAGCGCGCCGGGCACGACATCGACTACATCGCGGTCGCGGGCGCGCTGTCCCCGATCGGCCGCGCGGGCCAGCCGCCGACCGTGCCGCTGAACCTGGTCGGCGACTTCGGCGGCGGCGGCCTGCTGCTGGCCGTGGGCGTGCTGGCGGCGCTGCACGAGCGGGACCGGTCGGGGCGCGGGCAGGTCGTGGACGCGGCCATGGTGGACGGGGCGGCGCTGCTGACGACGTTCCTGCACGGGATGCGGCGCGGCGGCGCGTGGCGGGGGGAGCGGGGGCGGAACCTGCTGGACGGGGGAGCGCCGTTCTACGACGTGTACGAGACCGCGGACGGGCGGTACGTGGGCGTGGGGGCGCTGGAGGAGAAGTTCTACGCGGAGCTGGTGGACCTCCTCGGGCTGGTCGACCCGCCGCCCCGCGAGGACCCGGCGACGTGGCCGGAGCTGCGGGCGCGCATCGCGGAGGCGGTGCGGGGCCGCACGCGCGACGAGTGGGCGGCTCTGGCGCAGGGCCGCGACGCCTGCCTCGCCCCGGTACTGGACCCCGACGAGGCGCCTGCCCACCCGCACAACGCCGCGCGGGCCACGTTCGTGGAGGTGGACGGCGTCCCCCAACCGGCCCCGGCCCCCCGCTTCGACCGCACCCCGACGGCGGTACCGGGGAGCGTGCCTGCGGTGGGGGAGCACACGGACGAGGTGCTGGCGGAACTGGGACTCGCACCGGACCGCGTCACCGCGCTGCGCACGGCGGGCGTGATCGGCTGA
- a CDS encoding acyl-CoA dehydrogenase family protein: MTARRSPWMTEDLDQLRSLARTFFAKEAVPHQERWAERKQVDREFWTKAGELGLLCLSVPEEYGGGGGTFAHEAVLLEEQARSGDSAWGGSVHNGIVAHYLLAYGSEEQKHEWLPKLASGEHVGAIAMSEPGAGSDLQGITTRARRDGDGYVLSGSKTFISNGAQADLVIVAAKTDPEKGAAGISLLVVEAARAEGFRRGRVLDKLGLKGQDTSELFFDDVRLPASALLGGEGQGFVQLMRQLPQERLVIAVSSVAGIEAALELTLDYVKQRSAFGRELIKFQNTRFTLAECATEARVARAFVDECVGLHLRGELDVPTAAMAKWWSTERLCRVVDECVQLFGGYGYMTEYPIARAWADARVQKIYGGTNEIMKEIIARSL; encoded by the coding sequence GCCAGGACGTTCTTCGCCAAGGAGGCCGTGCCGCACCAGGAGCGGTGGGCCGAGCGCAAGCAGGTCGACCGCGAGTTCTGGACCAAGGCGGGCGAGCTGGGACTGCTGTGCCTGTCGGTGCCCGAGGAGTACGGCGGTGGCGGCGGCACGTTCGCCCACGAGGCGGTGCTGCTGGAGGAGCAGGCGCGGTCCGGCGACAGCGCGTGGGGCGGCAGCGTGCACAACGGGATCGTCGCCCACTACCTGCTCGCCTACGGCAGCGAGGAGCAGAAGCACGAGTGGCTGCCGAAGCTCGCGAGCGGCGAGCACGTGGGCGCGATCGCGATGTCCGAGCCGGGGGCCGGGTCGGACCTGCAGGGCATCACCACGCGGGCGCGGCGCGACGGCGACGGGTACGTGCTGTCCGGCTCGAAGACGTTCATCTCCAACGGCGCCCAGGCCGACCTGGTGATCGTGGCCGCCAAGACCGACCCGGAGAAGGGCGCGGCCGGGATCTCGCTGCTGGTGGTGGAGGCCGCGCGGGCCGAGGGCTTCCGGCGCGGGCGGGTGCTCGACAAGCTCGGCTTGAAGGGGCAGGACACCTCGGAGCTGTTCTTCGACGACGTCCGGCTGCCCGCCTCCGCGCTGCTCGGCGGCGAGGGGCAGGGGTTCGTGCAGCTCATGCGGCAGCTGCCGCAGGAGCGGCTGGTGATCGCGGTGTCGTCGGTCGCGGGCATCGAGGCGGCGCTGGAGCTGACCCTGGACTACGTCAAGCAGCGGTCCGCGTTCGGGCGGGAGCTGATCAAGTTCCAGAACACCCGGTTCACCCTCGCCGAGTGCGCGACCGAGGCGCGGGTGGCGCGGGCGTTCGTCGACGAGTGCGTCGGGCTGCACCTGCGCGGCGAGCTGGACGTGCCCACCGCCGCGATGGCGAAGTGGTGGTCGACCGAGCGGCTGTGCCGGGTCGTGGACGAGTGCGTGCAGCTCTTCGGCGGGTACGGGTACATGACCGAGTACCCGATCGCGCGCGCGTGGGCGGACGCGCGCGTGCAGAAGATCTACGGCGGCACCAACGAGATCATGAAGGAAATCATCGCGAGGAGCCTGTGA